One segment of Pyrococcus sp. ST04 DNA contains the following:
- a CDS encoding 50S ribosomal protein L3: MGKIHRPRRGSLGFSPRKRAKSIVPRIRSWPKETEVRMLGFAGYKAGMTHILMIDDEPGLTNGKEIFVPVTIIETPPLRVFGIRAYRQGYLGLETATEVIVPDFKLDNYPVKPNKKVEMTFYKLLRRRIATLPKDYTQEQFEQKLGQLEDMIKEGEIVEVRALVSTQPWIIKLKKKPEVMEYAIGGTSVEEKFNYIKERLGKELRVDEVLKEGELLDVIAVTKGKGTQGPVKRWGIKLRAHKDSKGRRKVGSIGPWHPARVMWTVPMAGQMGFHHRTELNKRLIAIGHNGKLELNGNEIEITPKGGFPHYGIVRSDFMMIAGSVPGPVKRIIRVRPAIRPPKKKPPVQRPQITYVSVESKQ, encoded by the coding sequence ATGGGTAAGATTCACAGGCCAAGAAGAGGTTCACTAGGATTTAGCCCAAGGAAGAGGGCTAAGAGCATAGTTCCTAGGATTAGGAGCTGGCCAAAAGAGACAGAGGTTAGAATGCTGGGCTTTGCAGGTTACAAAGCAGGGATGACTCATATACTAATGATCGACGATGAGCCGGGATTGACTAATGGAAAGGAGATTTTCGTTCCTGTGACAATAATAGAGACACCACCCCTTAGAGTGTTTGGAATCAGAGCATATAGACAGGGTTATCTCGGGCTAGAAACAGCAACTGAAGTTATAGTTCCAGACTTCAAGCTTGACAACTACCCAGTTAAGCCAAACAAGAAAGTCGAAATGACTTTCTACAAGCTTCTCAGGAGAAGAATTGCAACCCTGCCAAAGGACTACACTCAAGAGCAGTTTGAACAGAAGCTTGGTCAGCTTGAGGACATGATAAAAGAGGGCGAGATCGTTGAGGTAAGAGCTTTAGTGTCCACTCAACCTTGGATAATCAAGCTCAAGAAGAAGCCTGAAGTAATGGAGTATGCGATTGGAGGAACAAGTGTTGAAGAAAAGTTCAACTACATTAAGGAGAGATTAGGGAAGGAACTTAGGGTTGATGAGGTTCTCAAAGAGGGAGAGCTCCTAGACGTAATTGCCGTGACAAAGGGTAAGGGTACCCAAGGGCCCGTAAAGAGATGGGGAATTAAGCTTAGGGCTCACAAGGATAGCAAAGGTAGGAGGAAGGTTGGTTCAATAGGCCCATGGCACCCGGCTAGGGTTATGTGGACAGTTCCAATGGCGGGTCAAATGGGATTCCACCACAGGACTGAGCTTAACAAGAGGTTAATAGCAATAGGCCACAACGGAAAACTCGAGCTTAACGGAAATGAAATTGAGATAACTCCAAAGGGCGGGTTCCCCCACTACGGAATCGTAAGAAGTGACTTCATGATGATTGCTGGTAGCGTTCCTGGGCCGGTCAAGAGGATAATTAGAGTTAGGCCTGCAATTAGACCTCCGAAGAAGAAGCCTCCTGTTCAGAGGCCACAAATAACTTACGTTAGTGTTGAGTCAAAGCAGTGA
- the rpl4p gene encoding 50S ribosomal protein L4, with protein MKVKVFDLNGQPVDEIELPKVFFTPFRPDLIRRAVIASWTHRIQPQGRDPMAGKRRVTENIGKGHGMARVERLKTPPRYAAFVPFARGGRRTHPPKVEKIIWEDINKKERRLAIMSAIAATANYDIVKARGHVVDNVPQLPLIVVDDLQKVQKTRETREIFKKLGIWDDIERAKEKTGVRAGKGKMRGRRYKKAKGPLIVVGKNEGIVLGARNHPGVDVVIVDNLGVEHLAPGTHPGRLTVWTVSAIERLREIYG; from the coding sequence ATGAAGGTTAAGGTTTTCGATCTTAACGGTCAACCTGTCGATGAGATCGAGTTGCCAAAGGTATTTTTCACTCCATTTAGGCCTGATCTCATAAGAAGAGCAGTTATAGCCTCGTGGACACATAGAATACAGCCCCAAGGTAGGGATCCAATGGCTGGTAAGAGAAGAGTTACCGAGAATATCGGAAAGGGTCACGGAATGGCAAGAGTAGAGAGACTTAAAACACCACCAAGGTATGCTGCCTTTGTTCCATTTGCAAGGGGTGGAAGAAGAACTCATCCACCAAAGGTCGAGAAGATAATCTGGGAAGACATAAACAAGAAAGAAAGAAGACTTGCAATAATGAGTGCAATTGCAGCAACCGCAAATTACGATATAGTTAAAGCCAGAGGCCATGTTGTTGATAACGTTCCTCAGCTCCCACTGATAGTTGTTGATGACCTTCAGAAAGTTCAAAAGACCAGAGAAACAAGGGAGATATTCAAGAAGCTTGGCATTTGGGATGACATCGAAAGGGCCAAGGAGAAGACTGGAGTTAGAGCAGGAAAGGGTAAGATGAGAGGTAGAAGGTACAAGAAGGCTAAGGGGCCATTGATTGTAGTAGGTAAGAACGAGGGAATTGTACTTGGGGCAAGGAATCATCCAGGAGTTGATGTTGTAATTGTCGATAATCTTGGCGTTGAGCACTTAGCCCCCGGTACCCACCCAGGTAGATTAACTGTCTGGACCGTTAGTGCTATAGAGAGGCTTAGGGAGATATACGGGTGA